One genomic segment of Microcella indica includes these proteins:
- a CDS encoding arsenate reductase ArsC, protein MRFSLSKKKKEADTAGLPTVLFVCVHNAGRSQMAAGYLQHLAGDRVTVLSAGSEPKNKVNPIAVEAMAEEGIDIANNVPKILTTQSVVDSDVVVTMGCGDACPIYPGKRYEDWVLEDPAGQDIETVRGIRDDIKRRVEALLTEIAPAH, encoded by the coding sequence ATGAGATTCTCGCTATCCAAGAAGAAGAAGGAGGCCGACACGGCCGGCCTTCCCACCGTGCTCTTCGTGTGCGTGCACAACGCCGGGCGCTCCCAGATGGCCGCCGGCTACCTGCAGCACCTCGCGGGCGACCGCGTCACCGTACTCTCTGCAGGGTCGGAACCGAAGAACAAGGTCAACCCCATCGCCGTGGAGGCCATGGCCGAGGAGGGGATCGACATTGCGAACAACGTGCCGAAGATCCTCACCACGCAGTCAGTGGTCGACTCGGACGTGGTCGTGACGATGGGGTGCGGCGACGCGTGCCCGATCTACCCCGGCAAGCGCTACGAGGACTGGGTTCTCGAGGATCCGGCCGGCCAGGACATCGAGACCGTGCGAGGCATCCGCGACGACATCAAGCGGCGGGTGGAAGCACTTCTGACAGAAATCGCCCCCGCGCACTGA